Proteins from a genomic interval of Gluconacetobacter diazotrophicus PA1 5:
- a CDS encoding SDR family NAD(P)-dependent oxidoreductase: MAMKVLVTGATAGFGRAIAERLVHDGYRVIATGRRQDRLDALAKALGPSLLPFRLDMNDADALAALPGSLPPGWQEIDVLVNNAGLALGLDKAQDATIADWQQMIATNVTGLVEITRALLPGMVARNRGHVISLGSTAGTYPYQGANVYGASKAFVSQFMRNLRCDLLGTRVRVTNLEPGLCGGSEFSTVRLRDDAKAAAVYQGTHPILPEDIAETVSWVMGLPAHVNINQIELMPTCQAAAGLAVVKGLED; this comes from the coding sequence ATGGCGATGAAGGTACTGGTGACGGGGGCGACGGCGGGATTCGGCCGCGCGATCGCGGAACGATTGGTGCATGACGGCTATCGGGTGATCGCGACCGGGCGACGCCAGGACCGCCTGGACGCGCTGGCGAAGGCGCTGGGGCCATCGCTGCTGCCCTTCCGCCTGGACATGAACGATGCCGACGCCCTGGCGGCCCTGCCGGGCAGCCTGCCCCCCGGCTGGCAGGAAATCGATGTCCTGGTCAACAATGCCGGCCTGGCCCTGGGCCTGGACAAGGCGCAGGACGCCACGATCGCGGACTGGCAGCAGATGATCGCGACCAACGTGACGGGCCTGGTCGAAATCACCCGCGCCCTGCTGCCGGGGATGGTCGCGCGCAATCGCGGGCACGTCATCTCGCTGGGCAGCACGGCCGGGACCTATCCGTATCAGGGGGCCAATGTGTACGGCGCGTCCAAGGCGTTCGTGTCGCAGTTCATGCGCAACCTGCGCTGCGACCTGCTGGGGACGCGGGTGCGCGTGACCAACCTGGAACCCGGCCTGTGCGGCGGCAGCGAATTCAGCACCGTGCGCCTGCGCGACGACGCCAAGGCCGCCGCCGTGTACCAGGGCACCCATCCCATCCTGCCCGAGGACATCGCCGAAACCGTATCCTGGGTGATGGGCCTGCCGGCGCATGTGAACATCAACCAGATCGAGCTGATGCCGACCTGCCAGGCCGCGGCGGGCCTGGCCGTGGTCAAGGGGCTGGAGGATTGA
- a CDS encoding YqgE/AlgH family protein, with protein sequence MFPVSPTSAASLTGSLLVASPALADTPFARSVIFLCAHVPGQGAMGLIVNRRLPQPGLDDVLGQLGIDPVPPRRRIDLCAGGPVDGGRGFVLHSSDWTGEGSMSIDGETTLTASLDVLRDIADGAGPRRALLALGHASWQDDQLEDEIIHRNAWLPAPASDDILFGSDHRAKWRQALAAINIDPIRLSALAGHA encoded by the coding sequence ATGTTCCCCGTTTCCCCCACATCGGCCGCGTCACTGACCGGGTCCCTGCTGGTGGCCAGCCCCGCCCTGGCCGATACCCCCTTCGCGCGCAGCGTCATCTTCCTGTGCGCCCATGTGCCCGGGCAGGGCGCGATGGGCCTGATCGTGAACCGGCGCCTGCCGCAGCCGGGACTGGACGACGTGCTGGGGCAACTGGGGATCGACCCCGTGCCGCCGCGCCGACGGATCGACCTGTGCGCCGGCGGGCCGGTGGACGGGGGGCGGGGCTTCGTCCTGCATTCGTCGGACTGGACGGGCGAGGGCAGCATGTCCATCGACGGCGAGACCACCCTGACCGCCAGCCTGGACGTGCTGCGCGACATCGCCGACGGCGCCGGCCCCCGCCGCGCGCTGCTGGCACTGGGCCATGCAAGCTGGCAGGACGACCAGCTGGAAGACGAGATCATCCACCGCAATGCCTGGCTGCCCGCCCCGGCCAGCGACGATATCCTGTTCGGATCGGATCACCGGGCGAAATGGCGGCAGGCCCTGGCCGCGATCAATATCGACCCGATCCGGCTGAGCGCCCTGGCCGGCCACGCCTGA
- a CDS encoding Crp/Fnr family transcriptional regulator has product MSAHSHGPPSILDLLERPEAGTLQAAFRAVTFQRGQRLSNLEDTDSIFIVRTGRLRAFLLAFDRELSLAYLHRGDMFSTHTRVQMEASEVTHLLMARRSAIERISADHPALQHALIHGLARILGQTITLLEDLAFHHARGRIARYILRSAAHAGIGIEGGQVVPLSLGMEDMAALLGTTRQTVSTEFNAMIREGAFSRERRGYLRLGDVALLKNWASGEETRLA; this is encoded by the coding sequence ATGTCAGCGCACAGCCACGGACCGCCATCCATCCTGGATCTTCTGGAACGGCCGGAGGCCGGGACGTTGCAGGCTGCCTTTCGGGCGGTGACGTTCCAGCGCGGCCAGCGCCTGTCGAACCTTGAGGATACCGATTCCATATTCATCGTCCGGACGGGGCGGCTGCGGGCCTTTCTGCTGGCCTTCGACCGGGAGCTGAGCCTGGCCTACCTGCATCGCGGCGACATGTTCAGCACCCATACGCGGGTGCAGATGGAAGCCAGCGAGGTCACGCACCTGCTGATGGCCCGCCGGTCCGCGATCGAACGCATATCGGCCGATCATCCGGCGCTGCAGCATGCGCTGATCCATGGCCTGGCCCGAATCCTGGGCCAGACCATCACGTTGCTGGAGGATTTGGCCTTCCATCATGCCAGGGGCCGGATCGCCCGCTATATCCTGCGCAGCGCGGCCCATGCCGGCATCGGCATCGAAGGTGGCCAGGTCGTTCCGCTGTCGCTGGGCATGGAGGACATGGCCGCGCTGCTGGGAACGACCCGCCAGACGGTCTCGACCGAATTCAACGCGATGATCCGCGAGGGCGCGTTTTCGCGCGAACGGCGGGGGTACCTCCGCCTGGGCGACGTCGCGCTGCTGAAGAACTGGGCCAGCGGAGAAGAAACGCGGCTGGCGTAA
- the cowN gene encoding N(2)-fixation sustaining protein CowN yields MTEQIDRYVSFRNVEWERRTAEVFALLQPHFDGSTSPFWDYFLRQRVIAHAQGLDDLRVLHNFLPTLKDLLEELDDERTLSRLEELEVLCM; encoded by the coding sequence ATGACCGAGCAGATCGACCGATATGTCAGCTTCCGGAACGTGGAATGGGAACGCAGGACGGCGGAAGTCTTCGCCCTGCTGCAACCCCATTTCGACGGAAGCACCAGCCCGTTCTGGGACTATTTCCTCCGGCAGCGCGTCATCGCGCACGCGCAGGGGCTGGACGACCTGCGGGTGCTGCACAATTTCCTGCCCACCCTGAAGGACCTTCTGGAAGAGCTGGATGACGAGCGGACGCTGTCCAGGCTCGAGGAACTCGAAGTCCTGTGCATGTAG
- a CDS encoding GNAT family N-acetyltransferase — MPIAGGQIRTPRLVLEPISWRDMDDMARLKADAGAFGMMLGGIRSRQQAESDMADDLACWARRGVGIFAIREDGRFIGMTGLHERPDGRGLGLRFALWPWAAGRGLAREAASAVLSFAHDAGIRRVIAVTRDTNIASRTILGGIGMTECGSFARDGHLMLVYESVRDTARDPLPPLPPRRPVRLPE, encoded by the coding sequence ATGCCGATTGCCGGCGGCCAGATCCGCACCCCCCGGCTGGTACTGGAACCGATTTCGTGGCGGGACATGGACGACATGGCCCGGCTGAAGGCCGATGCCGGCGCGTTCGGCATGATGCTGGGCGGAATCCGCAGCCGGCAGCAGGCCGAATCCGACATGGCCGACGACCTGGCCTGCTGGGCGCGGCGCGGCGTCGGGATCTTCGCGATTCGCGAGGACGGACGCTTCATCGGCATGACCGGCCTGCATGAACGCCCCGACGGGCGGGGCCTGGGCCTGCGCTTCGCCCTGTGGCCGTGGGCCGCCGGGCGCGGCCTGGCGCGCGAGGCCGCGTCGGCGGTGCTCAGCTTCGCCCATGATGCGGGGATCCGCCGCGTGATCGCGGTGACGCGCGACACCAACATCGCCTCGCGCACCATCCTGGGGGGGATCGGCATGACCGAATGCGGCAGCTTCGCCCGCGACGGCCATCTGATGCTGGTGTACGAAAGCGTGCGCGATACGGCCCGCGACCCGCTGCCGCCCCTGCCGCCGCGCCGCCCGGTCAGGCTGCCGGAATGA
- the ettA gene encoding energy-dependent translational throttle protein EttA, producing MAATQYVYVMKDLTKAYPGGREVFKGITLSFLPGVKIGVLGVNGAGKSTLLKIMAGIEKEFGGEAWAAEGARIGYLEQEPKLDESLTVGENVALGFGALKTAVDRFNEISMLFAEPMSDDEMTALLAEQAELQEKIDAGDGWELDRKIDIALDALRCPPAESAVTRLSGGERRRVALCRLLLEKPDLLLLDEPTNHLDAESVAWLERTLRDYQGTVMVITHDRYFLDNVTNWILELERGRGFPFQGNYSSWLEQKRKRLAQEEKEESARQRALAAEQEWIGSSPKARQAKSKSRIARYEEMLALNAERAGGTADIVIPPGPRLGGTVIEAEDLRKAFGNRLLIDDLSFKLPPGGIVGVIGPNGAGKSTLFRMIVGQEEPDAGSLKVGETVKLGYVDQSRDSLDDDKTVWEEISGGTDVIYLGKRAVPSRAYVGAFNFKGADQQKKVGILSGGERNRVHLAKMLRRESNVILLDEPTNDLDVDTLRALEDALAEFAGCAVIISHDRWFLDRLATHILAFEGDSHVEWFEGNFQAYEEDKRRRLGPDATEPGRIKYRPLAR from the coding sequence ATGGCCGCCACGCAATATGTCTATGTGATGAAGGACCTGACCAAGGCGTATCCGGGCGGGCGCGAGGTCTTCAAGGGCATCACCCTGTCCTTCCTGCCGGGGGTCAAGATCGGGGTGCTGGGCGTCAACGGCGCCGGCAAATCCACCCTGCTGAAGATCATGGCCGGGATCGAGAAGGAATTCGGCGGCGAGGCCTGGGCCGCCGAGGGCGCCCGGATCGGCTATCTGGAGCAGGAGCCCAAGCTGGACGAATCGCTGACGGTCGGCGAGAACGTGGCGCTGGGCTTCGGCGCGCTGAAGACCGCCGTCGATCGCTTCAACGAAATCTCGATGCTGTTCGCCGAGCCGATGTCGGACGACGAAATGACCGCCCTGCTGGCCGAACAGGCCGAACTGCAGGAAAAGATCGATGCCGGCGACGGCTGGGAACTGGACCGCAAGATCGACATCGCGCTGGACGCGCTGCGCTGCCCGCCGGCCGAAAGCGCCGTGACCCGCCTGTCGGGCGGCGAGCGCCGGCGCGTGGCGCTGTGCCGCCTGCTGCTGGAAAAGCCCGACCTGCTGCTGCTGGACGAACCGACCAACCATCTGGACGCCGAAAGCGTGGCGTGGCTGGAACGCACGCTGCGCGACTACCAGGGCACGGTGATGGTCATCACCCATGACCGCTACTTCCTGGACAACGTCACCAACTGGATCCTGGAGCTGGAGCGCGGCCGGGGCTTCCCGTTCCAGGGCAATTATTCCTCGTGGCTCGAACAGAAGCGCAAGCGCCTGGCCCAGGAGGAAAAGGAAGAAAGCGCCCGCCAGCGGGCCCTGGCGGCCGAGCAGGAATGGATCGGGTCCAGCCCCAAGGCGCGCCAGGCCAAGAGCAAGTCGCGTATCGCCCGCTACGAGGAAATGCTGGCCCTGAACGCCGAGCGTGCCGGCGGCACCGCCGACATCGTCATTCCGCCGGGCCCCCGCCTGGGCGGCACGGTGATCGAAGCCGAGGACCTGCGCAAGGCGTTCGGCAACCGGCTGCTGATCGACGACCTCAGCTTCAAGCTGCCGCCGGGCGGCATCGTGGGGGTCATCGGGCCCAACGGCGCGGGCAAGTCCACCCTGTTCCGCATGATCGTGGGGCAGGAAGAGCCCGACGCGGGCTCGCTGAAGGTCGGGGAGACCGTCAAGCTGGGTTATGTGGACCAGTCGCGCGACAGCCTGGATGACGACAAGACGGTGTGGGAGGAAATTTCCGGCGGCACCGACGTCATCTATCTGGGCAAGCGCGCGGTGCCGTCGCGGGCCTATGTCGGCGCGTTCAACTTCAAGGGCGCGGACCAGCAGAAGAAGGTCGGCATCCTGTCGGGCGGCGAGCGCAACCGCGTGCACCTGGCCAAGATGCTGCGCCGGGAAAGCAACGTCATCCTGCTGGACGAACCGACCAACGACCTGGACGTGGACACGCTGCGCGCGCTGGAAGATGCGCTGGCGGAATTCGCCGGCTGCGCCGTGATCATCAGCCATGACCGCTGGTTCCTCGACCGCCTGGCGACGCATATCCTGGCCTTCGAGGGCGACAGCCACGTCGAATGGTTCGAGGGTAATTTCCAGGCCTATGAAGAGGACAAGCGACGCCGACTGGGCCCTGACGCGACCGAGCCGGGACGGATCAAATACCGCCCGCTCGCACGCTGA
- the ppa gene encoding inorganic diphosphatase, whose amino-acid sequence MDVSKISPGKDVPFDINVVIEIPQGSSVKYEIDKDSGAIVVDRVLFTPMAYPAAYGFIPNTLAADGDPADALVLIPAPVVPGAVIRARPIGMLRMEDESGQDEKIVCVPHDKVHPYYSKVEKIEDLPEIVIQEIEHFFTRYKDLEKGKWVKVAGWAGREEAGEVIKASLAAAEK is encoded by the coding sequence ATGGATGTGTCGAAAATCTCGCCCGGCAAGGACGTACCGTTCGATATCAACGTCGTCATCGAGATCCCGCAGGGATCGTCGGTGAAATACGAGATCGACAAGGACAGCGGCGCCATCGTCGTCGACCGCGTCCTGTTCACGCCGATGGCCTATCCGGCCGCCTACGGCTTCATTCCCAACACGCTGGCCGCCGATGGCGACCCGGCCGACGCGCTGGTGCTGATCCCGGCCCCGGTGGTGCCCGGCGCCGTGATCCGCGCGCGCCCGATCGGCATGCTGCGCATGGAAGACGAAAGCGGCCAGGACGAAAAGATCGTCTGCGTGCCGCACGACAAGGTGCACCCGTACTATTCCAAGGTCGAGAAGATCGAGGACCTGCCCGAAATCGTCATCCAGGAGATCGAGCATTTCTTCACCCGCTACAAGGACCTGGAGAAGGGCAAGTGGGTCAAGGTGGCCGGCTGGGCCGGTCGCGAGGAAGCGGGCGAGGTGATCAAGGCCTCGCTGGCGGCGGCCGAGAAGTAA
- a CDS encoding YnfA family protein → MLLGSFAVYAAAALCEIGGCYAWWCWRRAGAGAWVLLPGMASLALFGWLLTLVDSDTAGRTFAAYGGIYIVGAIVWLRLVEGRPVTLRDAAGVAICLAGAAIILSAGRGAER, encoded by the coding sequence ATGCTGCTGGGGTCGTTCGCGGTCTATGCCGCCGCCGCGCTGTGCGAGATCGGCGGATGCTATGCCTGGTGGTGCTGGCGGCGGGCCGGGGCGGGGGCGTGGGTGCTGCTGCCGGGCATGGCCAGCCTGGCGCTGTTCGGCTGGCTGCTGACGCTGGTGGACAGCGACACGGCGGGCCGCACCTTCGCGGCCTATGGCGGGATCTATATCGTCGGCGCCATCGTCTGGCTGCGGCTGGTCGAAGGGCGGCCGGTCACGCTACGCGACGCGGCCGGGGTCGCGATCTGCCTGGCGGGCGCCGCGATCATCCTGTCCGCCGGACGCGGGGCGGAACGGTAG
- a CDS encoding glycosyltransferase family 4 protein, with protein MRYLFVHQHFPGQYLHLLRHLRQDPGNEIVFISEPNDNHLPGVRRVAYRPPRGGAPGVHPAARDFDLAMLRAESVARAAASLRDLGYRPDIVIGHHGWGELLNMGDVFPGVPVLGYFEFFYHADALDVGFDPEFPSPRGSLPVIRARNAINLQALAGGGDGTVQGQTPTRFQWMTYPAWARGGIEILPEGVDLAACSPDPAAFRRTLRIGEIAIAPRDRLVTYVARDLEPYRGFHVFMRALPRILAARPDVRVVLVGGDGVSYGARLPAGSWRARMLAELAGRIDLDRVHFPGKVEYDVFRALLRRSDAHVYLTYPFVASWSLREAMAMGCAIVGSDTAPVREFLSDGRTGRLVPFLDPDGIAAGVLEVLEDRALATRLRRAARRQAERTLDMGEYMARYRDLIDRMVRQGRRGRASLRIAARSA; from the coding sequence TTGAGATATCTGTTCGTCCACCAGCATTTTCCCGGTCAGTACCTGCACCTGCTGCGCCACCTGCGGCAGGACCCGGGCAACGAGATCGTCTTCATCAGCGAACCGAACGACAACCACCTGCCCGGGGTGCGGCGGGTGGCCTATCGCCCGCCGCGCGGCGGGGCCCCGGGGGTTCATCCGGCGGCGCGGGATTTCGACCTGGCGATGCTGCGGGCCGAATCGGTCGCGCGGGCGGCGGCCAGCCTGCGCGACCTGGGCTATCGCCCCGACATCGTGATCGGCCATCACGGCTGGGGCGAGTTGCTGAATATGGGGGACGTGTTCCCCGGCGTGCCCGTGCTGGGCTATTTCGAATTCTTCTACCATGCCGACGCGCTGGATGTGGGCTTCGACCCCGAATTCCCGTCGCCCCGCGGCAGCCTGCCGGTCATTCGCGCCAGGAACGCCATCAACCTGCAGGCGCTGGCGGGCGGCGGCGATGGGACTGTCCAGGGCCAGACCCCCACCCGCTTTCAATGGATGACCTATCCCGCCTGGGCGCGCGGCGGGATCGAAATCCTGCCCGAGGGCGTGGACCTGGCCGCCTGCTCGCCCGATCCGGCGGCGTTCCGGCGGACGCTGCGGATCGGCGAGATCGCCATCGCGCCGCGCGACCGGCTGGTGACCTATGTCGCGCGTGACCTGGAACCCTATCGCGGCTTCCATGTCTTCATGCGCGCGCTGCCGCGCATCCTGGCGGCGCGGCCGGACGTGCGGGTCGTGCTGGTGGGCGGGGATGGGGTCAGCTATGGCGCGCGCCTGCCGGCCGGGTCGTGGCGGGCGCGGATGCTGGCCGAACTGGCGGGGCGGATCGACCTTGACCGCGTCCATTTCCCCGGCAAGGTGGAGTACGACGTGTTCCGCGCCCTGCTGCGCCGGTCCGACGCGCATGTCTACCTGACCTATCCGTTCGTGGCGTCCTGGTCGTTGCGCGAGGCCATGGCCATGGGATGCGCGATCGTCGGCAGCGATACGGCGCCGGTGCGCGAATTCCTGTCCGACGGGCGGACGGGCCGCCTGGTGCCGTTCCTGGACCCGGACGGCATCGCGGCCGGGGTGCTGGAGGTGCTGGAGGACCGCGCGCTGGCCACCCGCCTGCGCCGCGCCGCCCGCCGGCAGGCCGAACGGACACTGGATATGGGGGAGTACATGGCACGGTATCGGGACCTGATCGACCGGATGGTGCGCCAGGGGCGGCGGGGCCGCGCGTCCCTGCGGATCGCGGCGCGGTCGGCCTGA